In one window of Camelus dromedarius isolate mCamDro1 chromosome 7, mCamDro1.pat, whole genome shotgun sequence DNA:
- the SSBP1 gene encoding single-stranded DNA-binding protein, mitochondrial isoform X1 produces the protein MFRRPVLQVLHQCIRHESETASSLILERSLNRVQLLGRVGQDPVMRQVEGKNPVTIFSLATNEMWRSGENETYQVDLGDVSQKTTWHRISVFRPGLRDVAYQYVKKGSRIYVEGKVDYGEYTDKNNVRRQATTIIADNIIFLSDQTKEKE, from the exons ATGTTTCGAAGACCTGTATTACAG GTACTTCATCAATGCATAAGACACGAGTCTGAAACAGCTAGCAGTTTGATTCTTGAAAGAT CTCTGAATCGTGTGCAGTTACTTGGTCGAGTAGGTCAGGACCCAGTCATGAGACAGGTGGAAGGAAAAAACCCAGTCACGATATTTTCTCTAGCAACGAATGAGATGTGGCGGTCAGGGGAAAATGAAACATACCAAGTGG ATTTAGGTGATGTCAGTCAGAAGACAACATGGCACAGAATTTCAGTATTCCGACCAGGCCTCAGAGATGTGGCTTATCAGTATGTGAAAAAGGG gtCTCGAATTTATGTGGAAGGGAAGGTAGACTATGGTGAATATACGGATAAAAATAACGTGAGGCGACAAGCAACAACAATTATAGCCG
- the SSBP1 gene encoding single-stranded DNA-binding protein, mitochondrial isoform X2: MFRRPVLQVLHQCIRHESETASSLILERSLNRVQLLGRVGQDPVMRQVEGKNPVTIFSLATNEMWRSGENETYQVGDVSQKTTWHRISVFRPGLRDVAYQYVKKGSRIYVEGKVDYGEYTDKNNVRRQATTIIADNIIFLSDQTKEKE; encoded by the exons ATGTTTCGAAGACCTGTATTACAG GTACTTCATCAATGCATAAGACACGAGTCTGAAACAGCTAGCAGTTTGATTCTTGAAAGAT CTCTGAATCGTGTGCAGTTACTTGGTCGAGTAGGTCAGGACCCAGTCATGAGACAGGTGGAAGGAAAAAACCCAGTCACGATATTTTCTCTAGCAACGAATGAGATGTGGCGGTCAGGGGAAAATGAAACATACCAAGTGG GTGATGTCAGTCAGAAGACAACATGGCACAGAATTTCAGTATTCCGACCAGGCCTCAGAGATGTGGCTTATCAGTATGTGAAAAAGGG gtCTCGAATTTATGTGGAAGGGAAGGTAGACTATGGTGAATATACGGATAAAAATAACGTGAGGCGACAAGCAACAACAATTATAGCCG